The Paenibacillus sp. YPG26 genome includes a window with the following:
- a CDS encoding BTAD domain-containing putative transcriptional regulator encodes MRAMIVDDEALAGRRLCRILQESGEIEGCHTFLNPYEAYEYAHNNKVDIAFLDITMPEISGMELSELLQRLDEDLEVVFVTEYDHYAVQAFERGALDYLLKPVTSERVAKTLDKFHKRKGTHPAKQGLAIRLFDGLKVYGNGNQADREVLKLRSPKTEELFAFLVCQGTVSRDEVIDTFWDGLEPEKAWKNLNSTLYYIRKAMNAAGDGNRFHADRTQIRIERSGLCCDLYEFEALVSQVRLGPKEYGAELFRKAASLYTGPLLKGKGYEWSIGKARQLELQYIEVLEQAAKFHLEQHQPREALYYFNEIVKTEPLREDISCEVIKIYLQLGRLSEAVRHYYDLEMMLRQELDVSPGPRLKRLFGKAKSYLALE; translated from the coding sequence ATGAGAGCCATGATCGTAGACGATGAAGCTTTGGCGGGCAGACGACTGTGTAGGATTCTGCAGGAAAGCGGGGAGATCGAAGGCTGCCATACCTTTTTGAACCCCTACGAAGCTTATGAATATGCCCACAACAACAAAGTCGATATCGCCTTTCTGGACATCACAATGCCGGAGATCAGCGGGATGGAGCTATCCGAACTGCTGCAACGACTGGACGAGGATTTGGAAGTGGTGTTCGTTACCGAGTATGATCATTATGCGGTTCAGGCATTTGAGCGGGGCGCGCTTGACTATCTCCTGAAACCTGTTACCTCTGAGCGAGTCGCAAAAACATTAGATAAGTTCCATAAGCGAAAGGGTACTCATCCGGCTAAACAGGGACTCGCCATCCGGCTATTTGATGGACTGAAAGTCTACGGCAACGGCAACCAGGCTGACCGGGAAGTATTGAAGCTGAGGAGCCCCAAAACGGAGGAGCTATTTGCCTTTCTTGTCTGCCAAGGCACAGTCAGCCGCGATGAGGTCATTGATACGTTCTGGGATGGGCTGGAGCCTGAGAAAGCATGGAAGAACTTGAACTCAACCCTGTATTATATCCGCAAAGCGATGAATGCTGCCGGGGATGGTAACCGTTTTCACGCGGACCGGACCCAGATCCGGATTGAGAGGAGCGGCCTCTGCTGCGATTTGTACGAGTTTGAAGCGCTGGTCAGCCAAGTCCGGCTGGGACCGAAGGAATATGGAGCGGAATTGTTTAGAAAGGCGGCCTCCCTGTATACAGGTCCTTTATTGAAAGGAAAGGGCTACGAGTGGTCGATTGGCAAGGCCAGACAGCTTGAGCTTCAGTATATCGAGGTGCTTGAACAAGCTGCCAAGTTCCATTTGGAGCAGCATCAGCCCCGGGAGGCCCTCTATTATTTCAACGAAATCGTGAAGACAGAGCCTCTACGGGAAGACATTTCGTGTGAAGTGATCAAGATTTACTTACAGCTCGGACGGCTCAGCGAGGCAGTCCGGCATTACTACGACCTGGAGATGATGCTCCGGCAGGAACTGGATGTGAGCCCAGGCCCCCGGCTCAAGAGGCTGTTCGGCAAGGCGAAGAGCTATTTGGCGCTGGAGTAG
- a CDS encoding S-layer homology domain-containing protein encodes MMKSKKVLSLCLAMGLALPLQGLAPVSAFAQSEDLSPSGEIEVQNTIKTFGGSGEERIVDTAVNKDGSYAVLLGSGSYDRNLTGVLSKKEIDDDDKVDVLVKYNSSHVLQWAKSTHIRSSYSNKAIKPTSDGGYVIVSSGNVGSSSESDDGTVLKLDADGNKKWSVAIGGTGLDAINQVIESADHTGLIIVGETQSNDGDFAGLNKYKPENNIRLDQNSSAFVMKLNADNGEIEWTNVIDGNTREFARGVVELEDRYVVAGGTASTQNDFNQFNFHSVDNSSSYDLFLAEINKTTGQLMDTPQSLGDVEREDLVNISPSNGGFVVLGTTGSDSGQLAAGEGTTFLAKYDQNSDFLWATRFGPSDANPASNIVESSPNVYSIGMNGEQTSIYTINAVTPSNLQVTDESAPFNLDWLFNLAGTPGHWLGVGSISNSSSVTENIYKGESDVAVFHPGIMSDEEAVTEAIYDPVINFTAEDDYLQWVTGDFGVNVAGDFGTSLTWTSNNQAVKLDASKGEATVQRAPKSGSDTAVKLTVAGKRNEVDKNRQIDLVVKKQSAWQQIWSGSEENPFRAHSFRVGTDGTIYTLGESETGEVLEKIGTKDTAFTALPSFPEIENLEYSRIVNFEVDKDNVYVYRQYWLEGNDSETLHQVLKLNGTQWEVISTAPVPEELAPANSEQLGEFTGYEYSKIAVDNGTIYQKVTAVYSGGERGSATRDLLLKWNGTQWSDVTPNVAILGITDFTVRDGKIYLIGLNDKYNGELIVSDGTTTLARQELTGGSTPDVKYEATIALGAKNEIYLLAGNSPDNNGFVWQGVINNQQTFDWTNLDDSYKFIYPRELAVSGQTIYVMQQNRNDQNIIIARSMTEDGSSGGDNGGNTGGDNGGNTGGNNGGNTGGNNGGSTGNSGGNTGSSGVSVLVNGKAEQAGTATESKRSSQTVTTIEVDQKKLEERLASEGRGAVVTIPVNSKSDVIVGELNGRMVKNMENLQAVLKLQTERAEYTLPANQINIDAISKQFGQAIDLAAIKLRIEVAAPTTEMTRTVESAAAKGAFTLIAPPLNFTVQATLDNKTVEVEDFDAYVERRVALPDGVDPNKITTGVIVDPDGTVRHVPTRVTQVSGKYYAVINSLTNSTYSVVWHPREFSDVVNHWAKNAVNDMGSRMVIEGKGDGKFSPNQSITRAEFAAIMVRGLGLAPEASSASFKDVKNTDWYSGVIQTAYTNNLIQGFEDGNFRPNDAITREQAMTILAKAMKITALDKKLPSQDASQALAAYRDADKIAAWAKKGVADSLQAGVVTGRSAAELAPTSEITRAEVAQILQRLLQKSGLI; translated from the coding sequence ATGATGAAAAGTAAGAAAGTACTATCATTGTGCCTGGCAATGGGACTGGCGCTGCCGCTGCAGGGATTGGCTCCGGTGTCGGCCTTTGCCCAGTCTGAGGACTTGTCCCCATCCGGTGAGATCGAGGTGCAAAATACGATCAAGACATTCGGCGGTTCGGGTGAGGAGCGGATTGTGGATACCGCTGTGAATAAGGATGGCAGTTATGCTGTGCTGTTGGGATCAGGTTCGTATGACCGCAATCTAACAGGTGTTCTTTCCAAGAAAGAGATAGATGATGATGATAAGGTGGACGTCCTGGTTAAGTATAACTCCAGTCATGTGTTGCAGTGGGCCAAATCAACTCATATTCGAAGCTCATATAGTAATAAAGCTATTAAACCTACCTCTGACGGTGGGTATGTGATCGTTAGTTCAGGAAATGTTGGCTCCAGTTCAGAGAGCGACGATGGTACTGTTCTCAAACTAGATGCGGACGGTAACAAGAAATGGAGCGTGGCCATTGGCGGAACGGGTCTAGATGCCATTAACCAGGTCATCGAGAGTGCTGATCACACCGGCCTGATCATTGTCGGGGAGACCCAATCGAACGATGGAGACTTCGCAGGCTTAAATAAATACAAGCCTGAGAACAACATTCGTTTGGACCAAAATTCGAGCGCCTTCGTTATGAAGCTGAATGCTGATAATGGAGAGATCGAGTGGACGAATGTGATTGACGGCAATACCCGAGAGTTCGCTCGAGGCGTGGTTGAACTGGAGGACAGGTATGTAGTAGCGGGGGGCACCGCTTCAACCCAAAATGACTTTAATCAATTCAATTTCCATAGTGTTGACAACAGCAGCAGCTATGATTTGTTCCTGGCAGAAATTAATAAGACTACAGGGCAACTTATGGATACTCCGCAATCCTTGGGAGACGTAGAACGGGAGGATTTGGTCAACATTTCCCCATCAAATGGTGGATTTGTAGTCCTAGGCACCACGGGCTCTGATTCAGGACAGTTAGCTGCTGGAGAAGGTACAACCTTTTTGGCAAAATACGACCAAAACAGCGACTTCCTCTGGGCCACCCGCTTTGGGCCTAGTGACGCCAACCCGGCAAGCAACATTGTTGAGTCATCTCCTAATGTGTACTCCATTGGGATGAATGGGGAGCAGACCTCCATTTATACTATTAATGCCGTAACTCCGTCTAACCTACAGGTAACTGACGAATCCGCTCCATTCAACTTGGATTGGTTGTTTAATCTGGCCGGGACACCTGGACATTGGCTGGGTGTGGGGAGCATCTCCAATAGCAGTTCAGTAACGGAAAATATCTACAAGGGTGAGTCCGATGTTGCTGTGTTCCATCCGGGCATCATGTCAGATGAGGAAGCAGTAACTGAAGCCATTTACGATCCTGTGATCAATTTCACGGCAGAGGATGATTATCTGCAATGGGTCACCGGTGATTTCGGGGTGAATGTTGCAGGGGACTTCGGGACAAGCCTGACTTGGACGAGCAACAACCAAGCAGTTAAGCTGGACGCCTCTAAAGGAGAAGCCACTGTACAGCGTGCGCCAAAGTCAGGCTCCGATACCGCTGTTAAGCTGACCGTAGCAGGCAAGCGCAACGAGGTTGATAAAAATCGCCAAATCGACCTCGTCGTCAAGAAGCAATCGGCATGGCAGCAGATTTGGTCTGGATCGGAAGAGAATCCGTTCCGTGCACATAGCTTCCGGGTTGGAACTGACGGAACGATCTACACCCTTGGTGAATCTGAAACTGGCGAAGTCCTTGAAAAGATAGGAACAAAGGACACTGCGTTCACAGCTTTACCGTCATTTCCTGAAATCGAAAATCTAGAATACAGCAGGATTGTTAATTTCGAGGTGGATAAAGATAACGTTTATGTATATAGACAATATTGGCTAGAGGGTAACGATAGCGAGACTCTCCACCAGGTATTAAAGCTGAATGGTACGCAGTGGGAGGTCATCAGCACAGCTCCGGTCCCTGAGGAACTGGCCCCGGCCAATTCTGAGCAGCTGGGCGAATTCACCGGATACGAATATAGTAAAATCGCAGTGGACAATGGGACCATCTATCAAAAAGTGACGGCGGTCTATAGCGGTGGGGAGAGAGGCTCAGCTACAAGAGATTTGTTACTGAAATGGAATGGTACGCAGTGGAGCGACGTAACGCCTAACGTTGCAATATTAGGTATAACGGATTTTACGGTGCGTGACGGAAAGATTTATCTTATCGGCTTAAATGATAAATATAACGGGGAGCTCATCGTTAGTGACGGAACTACGACTTTAGCGCGTCAAGAACTGACGGGAGGCTCTACACCAGATGTCAAGTATGAAGCAACAATAGCTTTGGGAGCGAAGAATGAAATTTACTTACTGGCGGGTAATTCCCCAGATAATAACGGCTTTGTCTGGCAGGGTGTAATCAACAACCAGCAAACGTTCGACTGGACGAATCTCGACGATTCCTACAAGTTTATTTATCCTAGAGAATTGGCAGTGAGCGGCCAAACTATTTATGTGATGCAGCAAAATCGCAATGACCAAAATATCATTATCGCCCGTTCGATGACGGAAGATGGTTCCTCAGGTGGTGACAACGGCGGGAACACTGGTGGTGACAACGGCGGGAACACTGGCGGCAACAACGGAGGGAACACTGGCGGCAATAACGGTGGAAGCACCGGCAATTCCGGTGGCAACACAGGTTCCAGTGGCGTGAGCGTACTGGTGAATGGAAAAGCTGAGCAAGCCGGAACTGCAACAGAAAGCAAACGCAGCAGCCAGACGGTCACCACAATTGAAGTGGATCAGAAAAAGCTTGAAGAACGACTCGCTTCCGAAGGACGCGGTGCAGTCGTAACCATTCCTGTAAATTCGAAGAGCGATGTGATCGTGGGCGAATTGAACGGACGGATGGTCAAAAACATGGAGAACCTGCAGGCTGTCCTTAAGCTTCAGACCGAGCGAGCGGAATACACTCTCCCTGCGAATCAGATCAATATCGATGCGATTTCAAAACAATTTGGTCAAGCTATCGACCTTGCGGCCATCAAATTGAGAATTGAAGTGGCGGCTCCAACAACCGAAATGACACGTACCGTAGAGAGTGCGGCTGCGAAAGGCGCCTTCACTCTTATAGCACCTCCGCTCAACTTTACCGTACAAGCCACTTTGGATAACAAGACGGTTGAGGTTGAAGATTTTGATGCTTATGTGGAGAGAAGGGTTGCACTTCCGGACGGTGTAGATCCGAACAAGATTACGACAGGGGTCATCGTCGATCCAGACGGTACGGTACGTCATGTACCGACTCGGGTCACACAAGTTAGCGGCAAATACTATGCGGTCATTAACAGCTTGACCAACAGCACGTACTCTGTGGTATGGCACCCGCGCGAGTTCAGCGATGTGGTCAATCACTGGGCGAAGAATGCAGTCAATGACATGGGCTCCCGGATGGTAATCGAAGGTAAGGGCGATGGCAAGTTTAGTCCAAATCAAAGTATTACCCGGGCTGAATTCGCAGCTATCATGGTCCGCGGCCTTGGGCTGGCTCCAGAAGCTTCTAGCGCTTCCTTCAAGGATGTGAAAAATACGGACTGGTACAGTGGTGTTATTCAGACAGCGTACACCAACAACCTGATCCAAGGCTTCGAGGACGGCAATTTCCGCCCTAACGATGCCATCACCCGGGAACAGGCCATGACGATCTTAGCCAAAGCCATGAAGATTACGGCACTGGATAAGAAGCTCCCGTCCCAGGATGCATCACAAGCATTAGCTGCGTACCGTGATGCGGATAAGATAGCTGCATGGGCTAAGAAGGGCGTGGCGGATTCCCTTCAAGCCGGCGTAGTTACAGGAAGAAGCGCTGCCGAGCTGGCACCAACGTCCGAGATTACCCGGGCCGAGGTAGCTCAGATTTTACAGCGGCTGCTTCAGAAATCCGGTTTGATCTAG
- a CDS encoding VanZ family protein yields the protein MFRNPFFHNKYINIVIFAGCLVYALIMIKLLFLRGDSYYYRTAYRYNLVPFETIQQYVLHRQDYNPDTWVKNLLGNIILFIPLGVIFPLLSRRYLRVLPFTRIVVLVLLTVELIQLFTRVGSFDVDDIILNTFGALIGFGATATLVSIPI from the coding sequence ATGTTTAGGAATCCTTTTTTCCATAATAAGTATATAAACATAGTGATCTTTGCAGGTTGTTTGGTTTACGCATTGATCATGATTAAATTACTGTTTTTACGTGGTGATTCGTACTATTACAGAACTGCATACAGGTATAACCTGGTGCCTTTTGAGACCATTCAGCAGTATGTGCTCCACCGGCAAGATTATAACCCAGACACATGGGTGAAAAATCTGCTTGGTAACATTATTTTATTCATACCGTTGGGTGTAATATTTCCGCTGCTAAGCCGAAGGTACCTTAGAGTCCTTCCCTTCACCCGAATTGTAGTCCTTGTCTTATTGACAGTTGAGCTGATCCAGCTATTTACGAGGGTTGGGAGCTTCGATGTGGACGACATAATATTGAATACATTCGGTGCACTAATTGGATTCGGAGCAACGGCAACATTGGTGAGTATCCCTATTTAA
- a CDS encoding NUDIX domain-containing protein, protein MKIKNSVECWIVSNNQVLLLEVDKGKGHPKFLQPVTGGIEPGENSLIAVCREIYEETGLHVRPNELEQIINGYQVYIQEELLKIIKDVFILRLEKPFEVCISSEHTGYSWVHSTKVNKLLYWDSNKETYTIIESRLQGN, encoded by the coding sequence ATGAAGATCAAAAATAGTGTCGAGTGCTGGATTGTATCCAACAATCAAGTATTACTACTAGAAGTAGATAAAGGAAAAGGGCACCCAAAGTTTTTACAACCGGTCACTGGCGGGATTGAACCTGGTGAGAACAGCTTGATTGCTGTGTGTAGAGAGATTTATGAAGAGACAGGATTACATGTAAGGCCAAATGAGTTGGAGCAGATAATAAATGGATACCAAGTATATATTCAAGAAGAACTCCTGAAGATTATTAAAGATGTATTTATTCTAAGATTGGAAAAGCCATTTGAGGTTTGTATTTCAAGCGAGCATACAGGATACAGTTGGGTACATTCCACTAAAGTGAACAAACTACTATATTGGGATAGCAATAAAGAGACATATACAATCATAGAAAGCCGATTGCAGGGGAATTAG